A part of Pectinatus sottacetonis genomic DNA contains:
- a CDS encoding plasmid pRiA4b ORF-3 family protein translates to MKAYQVRIKLLDFHHDIWREVIIPADINFKLLHNTIQTSMGWYNSHLYEFNLPDEKLRITNDEESFSNFKTARKKYTKISPADNNNKLIYELLKTTIKRPQDLKIENYMEKYKFLNYIYDFGDNWVHRIFLREILTDYQYSYPTIISGIGACPPEDVGGTACYDEFLTAWSDPNHPEHNDTVKWGNTQHYHSFNQKTANNQLKNCFK, encoded by the coding sequence ATGAAAGCTTACCAAGTACGAATTAAATTGCTCGATTTTCACCATGATATCTGGCGCGAAGTAATAATTCCTGCAGATATTAATTTTAAATTACTTCATAATACTATCCAAACTTCAATGGGATGGTATAACAGCCATTTATACGAATTTAATTTACCTGATGAAAAACTACGGATAACCAATGATGAAGAAAGCTTTAGTAATTTTAAAACAGCCAGGAAAAAATATACTAAAATTTCCCCTGCTGACAATAATAACAAACTAATCTATGAATTATTAAAAACTACTATAAAACGGCCCCAGGACCTAAAAATAGAAAATTACATGGAAAAATATAAATTTCTTAATTATATTTATGATTTTGGGGACAACTGGGTTCATAGAATATTTCTCAGAGAAATATTAACTGACTATCAATATTCTTATCCCACAATTATTTCTGGAATTGGTGCATGTCCACCAGAAGATGTTGGTGGAACAGCTTGTTATGATGAGTTTCTTACTGCATGGAGCGATCCCAATCACCCTGAACATAATGATACTGTAAAATGGGGAAACACTCAGCATTATCATAGTTTCAATCAAAAAACTGCTAACAATCAATTAAAAAATTGCTTCAAATAA
- a CDS encoding DNA alkylation repair protein, protein MRIKIKQLLYEKIDPDYKNFISKLLPNINDNILGIRIPLLRKTARNIIKKNDFRKYLRSACNDSFEEILLQGLVIGYADCSFAEKIFYIKSFIPKINNWSTCDSFCTSLKFTKNHLEETWQFLQPYFSSDSEFKVRFALVMLKTYYIKTTYVDKIFTILNNINHNGYYVKMATAWTISECYIKLPVQTMPFLHNNNLDKFTYNKALQKIIESYRINKQEKILLKKMKK, encoded by the coding sequence ATGCGAATAAAAATAAAGCAGCTTTTATATGAAAAAATTGATCCTGATTACAAAAATTTTATTTCTAAATTACTGCCTAACATTAATGATAATATTTTAGGCATACGTATTCCGTTGCTTCGTAAAACAGCCAGGAATATTATTAAAAAAAATGATTTTAGAAAATATTTAAGATCAGCTTGTAATGATTCTTTTGAGGAAATTTTATTACAAGGCCTTGTTATCGGTTATGCTGACTGTTCATTTGCAGAAAAGATTTTTTATATAAAAAGCTTTATTCCTAAAATAAACAATTGGTCTACATGTGACAGTTTCTGCACTAGCTTAAAATTTACTAAAAATCACCTAGAGGAAACATGGCAATTCCTCCAGCCTTATTTTTCCAGCGATTCTGAATTTAAAGTAAGATTTGCGCTCGTTATGCTAAAAACATATTATATAAAAACTACCTACGTTGACAAAATTTTTACTATACTAAATAATATTAACCATAATGGATATTATGTAAAAATGGCCACAGCCTGGACAATTTCAGAATGTTATATAAAACTGCCTGTCCAGACTATGCCTTTTCTACATAATAACAATCTGGACAAATTTACTTATAATAAGGCTCTGCAAAAAATTATTGAATCATATCGTATAAATAAACAGGAAAAAATATTATTAAAAAAAATGAAAAAATAA
- a CDS encoding arsenate reductase ArsC: MKNIAFVCIHNSCRSQIAEAFTRIIGLGVCRAYSAGTEKRDNINPAAVKIMKELGIDMEILQKPKLLNTLPPIDILITMGCNVNCPYIPCQHREDWGIEDPSGKSDVEFRKTRDLIKSKVEILVNQLKKE; the protein is encoded by the coding sequence TTGAAAAATATTGCATTTGTTTGTATTCATAACTCATGTCGTTCTCAAATAGCAGAGGCTTTCACCAGAATCATAGGTTTAGGAGTTTGCCGAGCCTATTCTGCGGGTACAGAAAAAAGAGATAATATAAATCCTGCAGCTGTAAAAATAATGAAAGAATTAGGCATAGATATGGAAATCCTACAAAAACCAAAACTACTCAATACCCTGCCTCCTATAGACATTTTGATAACAATGGGCTGTAACGTAAACTGTCCTTATATTCCTTGTCAACACCGCGAAGACTGGGGAATTGAAGACCCATCGGGCAAATCTGATGTTGAATTCCGTAAAACACGTGATTTAATAAAAAGTAAAGTAGAAATATTGGTAAATCAACTAAAAAAAGAGTAA
- a CDS encoding helix-turn-helix domain-containing protein → MNRLKELRRKKGLYQKDLAKILNISQGALSGYETERYQPDPQMLKKLANYFEVTIDYLLGRCDDVAMNFSKTKELTKIIAEDEYTIHGRVIPFQERQRLIKIIEAVYWQPKCEYKN, encoded by the coding sequence TTGAATAGACTAAAAGAATTACGTAGGAAAAAAGGTTTATACCAAAAAGACTTAGCAAAAATATTAAACATATCACAAGGTGCCTTATCCGGTTATGAAACTGAGAGATACCAACCAGATCCACAAATGCTGAAAAAATTGGCAAATTATTTTGAAGTAACAATAGATTATTTATTGGGTCGTTGTGATGATGTTGCCATGAATTTTTCCAAGACTAAGGAGTTGACTAAAATTATTGCAGAAGATGAGTATACGATACATGGGAGGGTGATACCATTTCAGGAACGGCAAAGACTTATAAAGATTATCGAAGCCGTATATTGGCAGCCAAAATGTGAATATAAAAACTGA
- a CDS encoding helix-turn-helix transcriptional regulator, producing MNIKKYREKLKITQANLAKRMNVTQGAVVQWEAGICLPRADKLPMLAKILNCTIDELIISNNRPSRKKKPTSKKC from the coding sequence ATGAACATAAAAAAATATCGAGAAAAGCTAAAAATTACTCAGGCAAATTTAGCCAAACGAATGAATGTGACACAAGGTGCTGTAGTTCAATGGGAGGCAGGGATTTGTCTACCTCGAGCTGATAAGCTGCCTATGCTTGCTAAAATATTGAATTGTACTATTGATGAGCTTATTATTTCTAATAATCGTCCTTCTCGCAAGAAAAAACCAACAAGTAAAAAGTGCTAA
- a CDS encoding glycerate kinase family protein — protein MPGRKKFIVIPDSFKGTLSSYEICAIMSKKITAYFPCANIVTIPIADGGEGTTDAFIAALGGQKIITEVNGPYQKRITSFFGILPDKTAVIEMAAAAGLPLVKDNLHVEYASTFGVGQLIKKAVDCGCKKIILGLGGSCTNDGGCGMAAALGGIFKDIAGNAFLPVGNTLKDIATINLSSIKSNYSNIKFYAMCDIDNKLYGKNGAAFIFAPQKGADDATVELLDKGLMHLSSVIKASLGMDIADLKGGGAAGGMGAGVAAFLNGSLSSGINTILDCVNFDKICRDTDFIFSGEGKLDHQSLQGKVLDGICQHARQFSVPVIAVVGAVEGDISEMYNRGITAIFSINQNPLPFSQSAPLTAKNLQITMDNILRLLICSAK, from the coding sequence ATGCCGGGCAGAAAAAAATTCATAGTAATTCCTGATTCATTTAAAGGAACACTTTCTTCCTATGAAATATGTGCCATTATGAGTAAAAAAATTACTGCTTATTTTCCTTGTGCCAACATAGTGACTATCCCTATAGCTGACGGTGGTGAAGGGACAACAGACGCTTTTATAGCCGCACTGGGAGGTCAAAAAATAATAACAGAAGTAAATGGTCCTTATCAGAAAAGGATCACTTCATTTTTTGGTATTCTGCCTGACAAAACAGCTGTTATTGAAATGGCAGCAGCAGCAGGACTGCCCTTAGTAAAAGATAATCTGCATGTCGAATATGCCAGCACTTTTGGCGTAGGTCAATTAATAAAAAAAGCTGTTGACTGCGGCTGTAAAAAAATTATTCTGGGACTAGGAGGCAGCTGTACTAATGATGGAGGCTGTGGTATGGCCGCGGCTTTAGGCGGTATTTTTAAAGATATTGCTGGCAATGCTTTTCTTCCAGTCGGTAATACGTTAAAGGATATTGCCACCATAAATTTATCTTCCATAAAAAGCAATTATTCTAATATTAAATTTTATGCTATGTGCGATATTGATAACAAATTATATGGAAAAAATGGTGCAGCTTTTATCTTCGCCCCGCAAAAGGGTGCTGATGACGCAACTGTAGAATTACTCGATAAAGGACTTATGCATCTATCAAGCGTTATAAAAGCGTCCTTGGGTATGGACATAGCTGATTTAAAAGGCGGTGGAGCTGCCGGCGGTATGGGAGCCGGTGTTGCCGCATTTTTAAATGGTTCACTATCCAGTGGTATAAATACAATTCTTGATTGTGTAAATTTTGATAAAATTTGTCGCGATACTGATTTCATTTTTTCCGGTGAAGGAAAACTTGACCACCAATCACTACAAGGAAAAGTATTAGACGGAATATGCCAGCACGCCAGGCAATTTTCTGTACCAGTAATTGCCGTGGTCGGCGCAGTTGAAGGTGATATAAGTGAGATGTACAATAGAGGTATTACCGCTATTTTTAGTATAAACCAAAATCCTTTGCCTTTTTCGCAAAGTGCCCCATTAACTGCTAAAAATTTACAAATAACTATGGATAATATTCTGCGATTACTGATTTGTTCTGCAAAATAA
- a CDS encoding glutamine synthetase, giving the protein MDDLLFVIPANSKKEDILCKLKEHPEIKFVSLVGIDLAGNDTDEKIPMQIFLDDIDKFYEGSAVQTDGSSVVLTNIATLNNAKVDMPVDPSVNWFIDYNMEHYDAELDKPIGTLRIPAFLIHEGKRVDSRAVLTDTLSYVKKELLGLFAQNETVSGLEHIKSSDVEDILFTSATELEFWVKTPLSEADISEMSASQVMQEQYWQRTRGAVRSALEETILAMEDYGLEPEMGHKEVGGMKGHMDSSGHMNHVCEQIEIDWKFANAVQAADNELLVRTIAKEVFRANGLEVNFKAKPMIGLAGNGEHTHIGMAAKLKSGKIINLFSPKEMTKDFMSSIGYGAIMGLLKNYEVINPFVSSTNDSLNRLKPGFEAPVCIVTSLGHDPKIPSRNRTILAGLVRDINSPMATRFELRACNPYTNTYIALSAIYSAILDGVKYSITKTTTELVSELSKEAGSSAGYLEKDRAYRSENDVFEDYTQEERDHLFSVPPATVWENMQALKNYPEKRSVITASGALRDQIIDAFVAGELIRWKTELISRIIPENRAIVSACQEIKSNYVTDQDSYNWNKINSMRCYLAKDSIDEKSLFTLLIKALNENDFATASGLQIEMYDKVEELKTLYAAYKMNMI; this is encoded by the coding sequence ATGGACGATTTACTTTTCGTTATCCCTGCGAATTCTAAAAAAGAAGATATTCTGTGCAAATTGAAAGAACACCCTGAAATTAAATTTGTTTCATTAGTCGGTATTGACCTTGCTGGTAATGATACTGATGAAAAAATACCTATGCAGATTTTTCTGGATGATATAGACAAATTTTATGAGGGATCAGCAGTTCAGACAGATGGTTCTTCTGTAGTTTTAACTAATATTGCTACCTTAAATAATGCCAAAGTTGATATGCCAGTAGATCCATCTGTTAATTGGTTTATTGATTATAATATGGAACATTATGATGCTGAATTAGATAAACCTATTGGTACACTCCGCATCCCAGCATTTCTTATTCATGAAGGTAAGCGTGTTGATTCTCGTGCTGTTCTTACTGATACTCTTTCTTATGTCAAAAAAGAACTTCTTGGCCTATTTGCACAAAACGAAACAGTTTCTGGCCTTGAACATATTAAAAGCAGTGATGTGGAAGATATTCTCTTTACTTCTGCCACTGAACTTGAATTTTGGGTAAAAACACCATTAAGTGAAGCTGACATTTCCGAAATGAGTGCATCCCAGGTCATGCAGGAACAATATTGGCAGCGTACCCGTGGGGCAGTTCGTTCCGCGCTGGAAGAAACAATTCTAGCCATGGAAGACTACGGTTTGGAACCAGAAATGGGTCATAAAGAAGTTGGCGGCATGAAAGGACACATGGATTCATCAGGTCATATGAACCATGTTTGTGAACAAATCGAAATTGACTGGAAATTTGCTAATGCTGTACAAGCCGCAGATAATGAATTACTCGTCCGTACCATTGCTAAAGAAGTATTTCGCGCTAATGGACTTGAAGTTAACTTTAAGGCAAAACCCATGATTGGTCTGGCTGGTAATGGAGAACATACTCATATAGGTATGGCTGCTAAACTAAAAAGTGGTAAAATAATAAACTTATTCTCGCCCAAGGAAATGACAAAAGATTTCATGAGTTCCATAGGTTATGGTGCAATAATGGGACTTTTGAAAAATTATGAAGTAATCAATCCATTCGTTTCTTCTACAAATGATTCACTCAATCGTCTTAAGCCAGGATTTGAAGCACCTGTATGTATAGTTACATCACTTGGGCATGATCCTAAAATTCCTTCACGTAACCGTACTATACTAGCCGGCCTTGTTCGTGATATAAACAGCCCTATGGCTACGCGTTTTGAATTACGCGCCTGCAACCCATATACAAATACATATATCGCATTGTCAGCTATTTATTCAGCTATTTTAGATGGTGTTAAATATTCTATTACAAAAACTACCACTGAACTTGTTTCTGAACTTTCAAAAGAAGCTGGTTCATCTGCTGGTTATTTAGAAAAAGACCGCGCATATCGCAGTGAAAACGATGTATTTGAAGATTATACCCAAGAAGAGCGTGATCATCTCTTCTCTGTACCACCTGCTACTGTATGGGAAAACATGCAGGCATTGAAAAATTATCCGGAAAAACGTTCTGTTATTACTGCTAGCGGTGCTTTGCGTGACCAAATAATTGATGCTTTTGTTGCTGGCGAACTCATTCGCTGGAAAACAGAACTTATCAGTCGTATAATTCCAGAAAATCGCGCTATAGTAAGCGCATGCCAGGAAATAAAATCTAATTATGTTACTGACCAGGATTCTTATAATTGGAACAAAATTAACAGTATGCGTTGTTATCTTGCTAAAGACAGTATTGACGAAAAATCTTTATTTACCTTATTGATAAAAGCTCTGAATGAAAATGATTTTGCTACAGCTTCTGGTCTGCAGATCGAAATGTATGATAAAGTTGAAGAATTAAAAACCCTTTATGCTGCTTATAAAATGAATATGATTTAG